One genomic region from Acidobacteriota bacterium encodes:
- a CDS encoding response regulator transcription factor, producing MNFSKPQNAKRIRLLLAEDHTVLRQGLAGLLGQEPDMEVVGEADDGEMAVRLASRVHPDVVLMDMGLP from the coding sequence ATGAATTTTTCCAAGCCGCAGAACGCGAAAAGGATACGTCTGCTCCTGGCCGAGGACCACACCGTCCTGCGCCAGGGGCTGGCCGGGCTGCTGGGGCAGGAGCCCGACATGGAGGTGGTCGGGGAGGCCGACGACGGGGAAATGGCGGTGCGCCTCGCCTCGAGGGTGCACCCGGACGTGGTGCTGATGGACATGGGGCTGCCGAA